The following coding sequences are from one Haemophilus haemolyticus window:
- the thrA gene encoding bifunctional aspartate kinase/homoserine dehydrogenase I, giving the protein MRVLKFGGTSLANPERFSQAAKLIEQAHLEEQAAGVLSAPAKITNHLVSLSEKAALNQPTDTHFNEAIEIFYNIINGLHAENNQFDLNGTKALIDAEFAQIKGLLEEIRQAGKVEDAVKATIDCRGEKLSIAMMKAWFEARGYSVHIVDPVKQLLAKGGYLESSVEIEESTKRVDAASIAKDKVVLMAGFTAGNEKGELVLLGRNGSDYSAACLAACLGASVCEIWTDVDGVYTCDPRLVPDARLLPTLSYREAMELSYFGAKVIHPRTIGPLLPQNIPCVIKNTGNPSAPGSIIDGNVKSEGLQVKGITNLDNLAMFNVSGPGMQGMVGMASRVFSAMSGAGISVILITQSSSEYSISFCVPVKSADVAKTVLETEFANELNEHQLEPIEVIKDLSIISVVGDGMKQAKGIAARFFSALAQANISIVAIAQGSSERSISAVVPQNKAIEAVKATHQALFNNKKVVDMFLVGVGGVGGELIEQVKRQKEYLAKKNVEIRVCAIANSNRMLLDENGLCLDDWKTDLENATQPSDFDVLLSFIKLHHVVNPVFVDCTSAESVAGLYARALKEGFHVVTPNKKANTRELAYYNELRQNAQASQHKFLYETNVGAGLPVIENLQNLLAAGDELEYFEGILSGSLSFIFGKLEEGLSLSEVTALAREKGFTEPDPRDDLSGQDVARKLLILAREAGIELELSDVEVEGVLPKGFSEGKSADEFMVMLPQLDEEFKTRVSTAKAEGKVLRYVGKICEGKCKVSIVAVDQNNPLYKVKDGENALAFYTRYYQPIPLLLRGYGAGNAVTAAGIFADILRTLQH; this is encoded by the coding sequence ATGCGCGTACTTAAATTTGGCGGCACTTCGCTTGCAAATCCGGAACGTTTTTCCCAAGCAGCGAAATTGATCGAGCAAGCTCATTTAGAAGAGCAGGCAGCAGGTGTTTTATCAGCACCAGCAAAAATAACTAATCATCTTGTCTCCCTTTCTGAAAAAGCTGCACTAAATCAACCAACCGATACGCATTTCAACGAAGCAATCGAAATTTTCTATAACATCATCAATGGCTTACATGCCGAAAATAATCAATTCGACTTAAATGGCACGAAGGCGCTTATTGATGCTGAATTTGCTCAAATCAAAGGATTATTAGAAGAAATTCGTCAGGCAGGAAAAGTAGAAGATGCAGTTAAAGCGACGATTGATTGCCGTGGTGAAAAACTTTCTATCGCGATGATGAAAGCTTGGTTTGAAGCGCGTGGCTATAGCGTACATATTGTGGATCCGGTCAAACAATTATTAGCAAAAGGCGGTTATCTTGAATCGTCTGTTGAAATTGAAGAATCAACAAAACGTGTTGATGCAGCAAGTATTGCAAAAGATAAAGTGGTGCTTATGGCTGGCTTTACTGCGGGTAATGAAAAAGGTGAGTTGGTGCTGCTCGGTCGTAATGGCTCAGATTATTCTGCAGCCTGTTTAGCCGCTTGTTTAGGCGCAAGCGTATGCGAAATTTGGACCGATGTGGATGGCGTTTATACTTGCGATCCACGTTTAGTGCCTGATGCTCGTTTATTACCAACTCTTTCTTATCGTGAAGCAATGGAACTTTCTTATTTCGGTGCGAAAGTGATTCATCCTCGTACGATTGGCCCATTGTTGCCACAAAATATTCCTTGTGTCATTAAAAATACAGGAAATCCTTCTGCGCCGGGTTCGATTATTGATGGTAATGTGAAATCAGAAGGTTTACAAGTCAAAGGTATCACTAACTTAGATAACTTGGCGATGTTTAATGTATCAGGCCCTGGTATGCAAGGCATGGTAGGCATGGCATCTCGCGTATTTTCAGCTATGTCAGGTGCAGGCATTTCAGTCATCTTAATTACCCAGTCTTCATCTGAATACAGTATTAGTTTCTGCGTGCCCGTGAAATCTGCAGACGTAGCGAAAACCGTACTAGAAACTGAGTTTGCTAATGAATTAAATGAACATCAATTAGAACCAATTGAAGTGATTAAAGATTTATCCATTATTTCTGTAGTCGGCGATGGAATGAAGCAAGCGAAAGGCATTGCTGCTCGTTTCTTCTCGGCATTAGCACAGGCAAATATTAGCATTGTAGCGATTGCACAGGGTTCTAGTGAACGTTCAATTTCTGCAGTTGTGCCGCAAAATAAAGCGATTGAAGCGGTGAAAGCCACCCATCAGGCGCTTTTCAATAATAAAAAAGTAGTGGATATGTTTTTAGTGGGCGTTGGTGGAGTAGGCGGAGAATTAATTGAGCAGGTAAAGCGTCAAAAGGAGTATCTAGCAAAGAAGAATGTTGAAATTCGAGTTTGTGCTATTGCGAATTCCAACCGCATGTTGCTAGATGAAAATGGATTGTGTTTAGACGATTGGAAAACCGATTTAGAAAATGCGACTCAGCCATCAGATTTTGATGTATTGCTTTCTTTCATTAAATTACATCATGTGGTGAATCCAGTATTTGTAGATTGTACCTCAGCCGAATCTGTAGCAGGGCTTTATGCTCGAGCGTTAAAAGAAGGTTTCCATGTGGTCACGCCAAATAAAAAAGCGAATACACGAGAATTAGCTTATTACAATGAGTTACGTCAAAACGCTCAAGCAAGCCAACATAAATTCTTATATGAAACGAATGTAGGCGCTGGTTTGCCAGTAATTGAAAATCTTCAAAACTTACTTGCTGCGGGTGATGAACTTGAATATTTTGAAGGCATTTTATCTGGCTCGCTTTCCTTTATTTTTGGTAAATTGGAAGAGGGACTTTCTCTTTCAGAAGTCACCGCACTTGCCCGAGAAAAAGGCTTTACTGAGCCAGATCCTCGAGATGACCTTTCTGGACAAGATGTAGCGCGCAAATTATTAATTCTTGCTCGTGAAGCTGGAATTGAGCTTGAACTTTCAGATGTTGAAGTTGAAGGTGTATTGCCGAAAGGCTTCTCTGAAGGAAAATCTGCAGATGAATTTATGGTAATGTTGCCACAGCTTGATGAAGAGTTTAAAACTCGAGTTTCCACCGCTAAAGCTGAAGGCAAAGTATTGCGTTATGTTGGAAAAATTTGCGAAGGTAAATGTAAAGTATCTATTGTTGCAGTCGATCAGAATAACCCACTCTATAAAGTAAAAGACGGTGAAAATGCTTTGGCATTTTATACTCGTTATTACCAACCTATCCCACTTTTATTACGTGGTTATGGCGCAGGCAATGCAGTTACTGCGGCAGGTATCTTTGCAGATATTTTAAGAACATTACAACATTAA
- the nanA gene encoding N-acetylneuraminate lyase codes for MRDLKGIFSALLVSFNEDGTINEKGLRQIIRHNIDKMKVDGLYVGGSTGENFMLSTEEKKEIFRIAKDEAKDQITLIAQVGSVNLKEAVELGKYATELGYDSLSAVTPFYYKFSFPEIKHYYDTIIAETGNNMIVYSIPFLTGVNMGIEQFGELYKNPKVLGVKFTAGDFYLLERLKKAYPNHLIWAGFDEMMLPAAALGVDGAIGSTFNVNGVRARQIFELTKAGKLAEALDIQHVTNDLIEGILANGLYLTIKELLKLEGVDAGYCREPMTAKATDAQLAKAKELKAKFL; via the coding sequence ATGCGTGATTTAAAAGGTATTTTCAGTGCATTATTAGTGTCATTTAATGAAGATGGCACAATTAATGAAAAAGGTTTACGTCAAATTATTCGCCACAATATCGACAAGATGAAAGTTGATGGTTTATATGTGGGTGGTTCAACAGGCGAAAACTTTATGCTTTCAACTGAAGAGAAAAAAGAAATTTTCCGTATTGCAAAAGATGAAGCGAAAGATCAAATCACGCTAATTGCTCAAGTGGGCAGCGTAAACTTAAAAGAAGCCGTTGAATTAGGTAAATATGCAACAGAATTAGGCTACGATAGCTTATCTGCAGTTACTCCGTTCTACTATAAATTTAGTTTCCCTGAAATCAAACATTATTACGACACCATTATTGCAGAAACGGGCAATAATATGATCGTGTACTCTATCCCGTTCTTAACTGGCGTGAATATGGGAATTGAACAATTTGGTGAACTTTACAAAAACCCGAAAGTATTAGGGGTAAAATTCACAGCAGGTGACTTCTATTTATTAGAACGTTTGAAAAAAGCTTATCCAAACCACTTAATTTGGGCTGGTTTCGATGAAATGATGTTACCTGCGGCTGCACTTGGTGTGGATGGTGCAATCGGTTCGACTTTCAACGTAAACGGTGTTCGTGCTCGTCAAATTTTTGAATTAACCAAAGCGGGTAAATTAGCCGAAGCGTTAGACATTCAACACGTAACCAATGATTTAATCGAAGGCATTTTAGCGAATGGTTTATATTTAACCATTAAAGAATTGCTTAAATTAGAAGGTGTGGATGCGGGTTATTGCCGTGAGCCAATGACAGCAAAAGCAACAGATGCTCAGCTTGCAAAAGCAAAAGAGTTGAAAGCAAAATTTTTATAA
- the nagA gene encoding N-acetylglucosamine-6-phosphate deacetylase gives MRYALTNCVIYTKYDVLRDFAVIINGEIIEAIVLQAELETGIKTIDLQGNNLTAGFIDLQLNGCGGVMFNDQTSVETLEIMQETNLKSGCTSFLPTFITAPDENIKSAVKIMREYLNKHKNQALGLHIEGPFISVEKKGVHRPEYIREITPEMKDFLCENGDVITKITIAAENPTINYTPDFVKAGIIVSVGHSNATYEVAKAAFHKGATFATHLHNAMSPISSGRAMGVVGAVLDSDVYTGIIVDGVHINYGNVRIDKKIKGDKLCIVTDSLAAAGAPPELETFTFVGKTIYIRDGRCFDANGTIAGASITMIESIKNAVEFVEIPLAEAIRMSNLYPARAIGVDDRLGSVEKGKIANLAVFTSDYKVTATVLNGEWKPN, from the coding sequence ATGAGATATGCATTAACGAATTGTGTGATTTACACAAAATATGATGTTTTACGTGATTTTGCTGTAATTATTAACGGTGAAATTATTGAAGCGATAGTTCTACAAGCTGAATTAGAAACAGGTATCAAAACTATTGATTTACAAGGTAATAATTTAACTGCTGGTTTTATTGATCTGCAATTAAATGGCTGTGGCGGCGTGATGTTTAACGATCAAACTAGCGTTGAAACCTTGGAAATTATGCAGGAAACTAACTTGAAATCAGGTTGTACAAGTTTCCTTCCAACTTTTATCACGGCACCAGATGAAAACATAAAAAGTGCGGTGAAAATTATGCGTGAATATTTAAACAAGCATAAAAACCAAGCACTTGGTTTACATATTGAAGGACCGTTTATCAGCGTTGAGAAAAAAGGGGTACACCGTCCCGAATATATTCGTGAAATTACGCCTGAAATGAAAGATTTCCTCTGTGAAAATGGTGATGTTATTACAAAAATTACCATTGCCGCAGAAAACCCAACCATTAACTATACGCCTGATTTTGTGAAAGCGGGCATTATTGTCTCTGTAGGACATTCTAATGCGACTTATGAAGTCGCTAAAGCCGCATTCCACAAAGGCGCAACTTTTGCGACTCACTTGCATAATGCAATGTCGCCAATTAGTTCTGGTCGTGCTATGGGCGTAGTAGGTGCGGTACTCGATTCAGATGTTTACACTGGTATTATCGTGGATGGTGTGCATATCAATTACGGCAATGTTCGCATTGATAAAAAAATCAAAGGCGACAAACTCTGTATTGTGACTGACTCTCTTGCTGCAGCAGGTGCGCCACCTGAATTGGAAACCTTCACCTTTGTAGGTAAAACTATTTATATCCGAGATGGCCGCTGTTTTGATGCGAACGGTACGATTGCTGGCGCATCAATTACCATGATCGAATCTATTAAGAATGCAGTGGAGTTTGTAGAAATTCCGCTTGCTGAAGCAATTCGAATGAGTAACCTTTATCCTGCACGAGCAATTGGTGTGGATGATCGTTTAGGTTCGGTAGAAAAAGGAAAAATTGCGAATTTAGCTGTGTTTACGTCAGATTATAAAGTGACAGCAACCGTGCTCAATGGTGAATGGAAACCTAATTGA
- a CDS encoding class I SAM-dependent methyltransferase, whose translation MAKDEVGHNFLARLGKTRLRPGGKKATDWLIANGDFSQDKKVLEVACNMGTTAIGLAKQFGCHIEGVDLDEHALEKAQVNIETNGLQDKIHVQRANAMKLPFENESFDIVINEAMLTMLPVEAKKKAIAEYFRVLKPNGLLLTHDVMLVGNDHQTILENMRKAINVTVTPLTKDGWKGIFQESGFRNVDTFSGEMTLLSPKGMIYDEGILGTLKIIRNAMKAENREQFKRMFKTFNDPEHKLHFIAVCSQK comes from the coding sequence ATGGCAAAAGATGAAGTAGGGCATAATTTTCTTGCACGTTTAGGTAAAACTCGTTTGCGTCCAGGTGGTAAAAAAGCGACAGATTGGTTAATTGCCAATGGCGATTTTAGCCAAGATAAAAAAGTGTTAGAGGTTGCCTGTAATATGGGAACGACAGCCATTGGATTGGCGAAACAATTTGGTTGCCATATTGAAGGTGTTGATTTAGACGAACATGCGTTAGAAAAAGCACAAGTAAATATCGAAACAAATGGCTTGCAAGACAAAATTCATGTGCAGCGAGCGAATGCGATGAAGTTACCTTTCGAGAATGAAAGTTTTGATATTGTCATCAATGAAGCGATGCTGACGATGTTACCCGTGGAAGCTAAGAAAAAAGCCATTGCAGAATATTTTCGAGTATTAAAACCCAATGGCTTATTGCTTACTCACGATGTTATGCTGGTGGGGAATGATCATCAAACCATTCTAGAAAATATGCGCAAAGCGATTAACGTGACGGTAACACCATTAACGAAAGATGGATGGAAAGGAATATTCCAAGAAAGTGGCTTTAGAAATGTTGATACTTTCTCTGGTGAGATGACCTTACTTTCACCAAAAGGAATGATTTATGATGAGGGTATTCTGGGGACGTTAAAAATCATCCGTAATGCCATGAAAGCGGAAAATCGTGAGCAATTTAAAAGAATGTTTAAAACCTTTAATGATCCTGAACATAAATTACATTTTATTGCTGTATGTAGTCAAAAATAA
- a CDS encoding putative N-acetylmannosamine-6-phosphate 2-epimerase, with protein sequence MSKLSHQDVLSQIQYGLIASCQPVDDGPMDKPEIVSAMAQASVAGGASGLRIEGVDNLKATRPFVNIPIIGIVKRDLPDSPIRITPFLQDIEDLANAGADIIAVDGTSRPRPVDIESAVKKIHEMGCLAMADCSNLEEGLYCQKLGFDIVGSTMSGYTGGPVPEEPDYQLVKDLKAAGCFVMAEGRYNTPELAKVAIEIGADCVTVGSALTRLEHIVSWFANSVKSAR encoded by the coding sequence ATGTCGAAATTATCTCATCAAGATGTGCTTTCTCAAATTCAATATGGTCTCATTGCTTCTTGCCAACCTGTTGATGATGGCCCAATGGATAAACCAGAAATTGTTTCTGCTATGGCCCAAGCTTCTGTGGCTGGTGGCGCATCAGGTTTACGTATTGAAGGTGTAGATAACCTTAAAGCGACACGTCCTTTTGTAAACATTCCAATTATCGGTATTGTAAAACGCGACTTACCTGATAGTCCGATTCGTATTACGCCATTTCTGCAAGATATTGAAGATCTTGCCAATGCTGGGGCTGATATTATTGCGGTAGATGGTACTAGCCGTCCTCGCCCAGTTGATATTGAAAGTGCGGTGAAAAAAATTCATGAAATGGGCTGCTTGGCAATGGCAGATTGCTCTAATTTAGAAGAAGGCTTGTATTGTCAAAAACTCGGTTTTGATATCGTGGGAAGCACAATGTCTGGTTATACAGGTGGTCCAGTTCCCGAAGAACCTGATTATCAATTAGTGAAAGATTTAAAAGCTGCAGGTTGTTTTGTGATGGCAGAAGGTCGCTATAACACGCCTGAATTGGCAAAAGTGGCCATTGAAATTGGCGCAGATTGTGTCACTGTTGGTTCAGCCTTAACTCGCCTTGAGCATATCGTGAGTTGGTTCGCTAATTCTGTGAAATCTGCAAGATAG
- the thrB gene encoding homoserine kinase: MLRIYAPASSANISVGFDTLGAAISPIDGSLLGDVVQIESISSGFELESAGYFVRKLPKEPQKNIVYQAYVLFSEQLKLRGGNLKPLRLTLEKNMPIGSGLGSSACSIVAALVALNQFHDGPFSKMELLEMMGELEGRISGSIHYDNVAPCYLGGVQFMVQSLGNICQKLPFFDNWYWVLAYPGIEVSTAEARAILPKSYTRQDVIAHGRHLGGFVHACHTHQENLAAIMMKDVIAEPYRESLLPNFAEVKQATRDLGALATGISGSGPTIFSIAPDLQTAIKLSTYLENHYLQNNEGFVHVCKVDNEGAREIK, encoded by the coding sequence ATGTTAAGAATTTACGCCCCTGCATCTAGCGCGAATATTAGCGTAGGTTTCGATACTTTAGGCGCCGCGATCTCTCCTATTGATGGTTCATTGTTAGGTGATGTGGTTCAAATAGAATCTATTTCAAGTGGTTTTGAGTTAGAAAGTGCGGGCTATTTTGTTCGCAAATTGCCGAAAGAACCACAAAAAAATATTGTTTACCAAGCTTATGTGCTATTTAGTGAGCAATTAAAATTACGTGGAGGAAATCTGAAGCCTTTGCGTTTAACGCTCGAAAAAAATATGCCTATTGGCTCTGGTTTAGGCTCTAGTGCTTGTTCTATTGTTGCTGCATTAGTGGCATTAAATCAGTTTCATGATGGCCCTTTTTCGAAAATGGAATTGCTTGAAATGATGGGAGAATTGGAAGGCCGTATTTCTGGTTCAATCCATTATGATAATGTCGCACCTTGCTATCTTGGCGGTGTGCAATTTATGGTGCAATCGCTCGGCAATATTTGTCAAAAGCTTCCATTTTTTGATAATTGGTATTGGGTGTTAGCATATCCTGGAATTGAAGTTTCTACTGCTGAAGCGCGTGCAATTTTACCGAAAAGCTATACTCGACAAGACGTGATTGCCCATGGTCGTCATTTGGGTGGCTTTGTACATGCTTGCCATACCCATCAGGAAAACCTTGCGGCGATTATGATGAAAGACGTCATTGCCGAGCCTTATCGTGAATCTCTGCTACCTAATTTTGCTGAAGTAAAACAGGCTACGCGAGACTTAGGTGCTCTTGCCACTGGTATTTCAGGCTCAGGCCCAACGATTTTCTCTATTGCTCCAGACTTACAAACCGCAATTAAACTTTCAACTTATTTAGAGAATCATTATTTACAAAATAATGAAGGTTTTGTGCATGTATGCAAGGTTGATAACGAAGGCGCAAGAGAAATTAAATAA
- the nagB gene encoding glucosamine-6-phosphate deaminase gives MRLIPLHNEQQVSRWAARHIVDRINHFNPTAERPFVLGLPTGGTPLKTYQELIALCKAGEVSFKHVVTFNMDEYVGLPEEHPESYHSFMYNNFFNHIDIQPENINILNGNTDDHDAECRRYEEKIKSYGKINLFMGGVGNDGHIAFNEPASSLSSRTRIKTLTQDTLIANSRFFDNDVNKVPKYALTIGVGTLLDAEEVMILATGHHKALAVQAAVEGGVNHMWTVSALQLHRHFVLVCDEPAQQELKVKTVKYFTELEQRAIHSVL, from the coding sequence ATGCGTCTTATCCCTCTACACAACGAACAACAGGTGAGTCGTTGGGCTGCCCGCCATATTGTTGATCGTATCAATCATTTTAATCCTACGGCTGAACGCCCTTTTGTTCTAGGTTTACCAACTGGTGGCACGCCATTAAAAACTTACCAAGAATTAATCGCACTTTGTAAAGCGGGAGAGGTGAGCTTTAAGCATGTAGTAACATTCAATATGGACGAATATGTGGGTTTACCAGAGGAACATCCTGAAAGTTATCATAGTTTTATGTATAACAATTTCTTCAATCATATCGATATTCAGCCAGAAAATATCAATATTCTTAATGGCAACACGGATGATCATGATGCGGAATGTCGCCGTTATGAAGAAAAAATTAAATCTTACGGAAAAATTAATTTATTTATGGGCGGAGTAGGCAATGATGGTCATATAGCCTTTAATGAACCAGCATCATCATTAAGTTCCCGTACTCGTATTAAAACGTTAACTCAAGACACGCTGATCGCAAATTCACGCTTCTTTGATAATGATGTGAATAAAGTGCCGAAATATGCTTTGACTATTGGTGTAGGCACATTATTAGATGCTGAAGAAGTGATGATCCTTGCGACTGGCCATCATAAGGCGCTTGCAGTTCAAGCTGCTGTAGAAGGTGGTGTGAACCATATGTGGACAGTGAGTGCACTTCAGCTACATCGCCATTTTGTGTTAGTTTGTGATGAGCCAGCACAACAAGAATTGAAAGTAAAAACGGTTAAATATTTTACTGAATTAGAACAACGCGCCATTCATAGCGTGTTATAA
- a CDS encoding MurR/RpiR family transcriptional regulator has protein sequence MAKSGNVLNTISSLYHSLTKSEKKIADTILRSPDLVSQCPLSEIAKHLEVGEATLVRFCRTIGFKGFSDFKLELSIELATKDNNDETVLETEIMPSDDSLTIAQKLQAAVSNVMEETVNLLDLKQLEQVVKAIKKARRIFLFGVGSSGVTAEDAKNKLMRIGFQVDATGNNHFMYMQAALLTSSDVAIGLSHSGYSAETAHTLKIAKQNGATTVALTHSLRSPVTEYADYVLVNGNKQGKLQGDSIGTKIAQLFVLDLIYALLVQGEEELAAQTKQKTLNVILEQRIK, from the coding sequence ATGGCTAAATCCGGAAATGTGTTAAACACCATCAGTTCGCTTTACCACAGCCTAACCAAATCAGAGAAAAAGATTGCCGATACGATTTTGCGTTCCCCTGATTTGGTGTCTCAATGCCCCCTTTCAGAAATCGCTAAGCATTTGGAAGTTGGAGAAGCCACACTTGTCCGTTTTTGTCGAACCATTGGTTTTAAAGGCTTCAGCGATTTTAAATTAGAACTGTCCATTGAGCTTGCCACAAAAGATAACAATGATGAAACTGTGCTCGAAACAGAAATTATGCCGAGCGATGATTCTTTAACGATTGCACAAAAGTTGCAAGCGGCAGTTTCTAATGTAATGGAAGAAACGGTTAATTTATTAGATTTAAAACAGCTTGAACAAGTTGTTAAAGCCATTAAAAAAGCACGTCGTATCTTTTTATTCGGCGTGGGATCATCTGGTGTGACAGCTGAAGATGCGAAAAATAAATTGATGCGCATCGGTTTCCAAGTGGATGCAACAGGCAATAATCATTTTATGTATATGCAGGCAGCATTACTTACGTCTTCTGATGTGGCAATTGGTTTAAGTCATTCCGGCTATTCCGCCGAAACAGCACACACTCTCAAAATTGCTAAACAAAATGGCGCCACGACAGTGGCATTAACTCACAGTTTGCGTTCACCCGTTACAGAATATGCTGATTATGTTTTGGTAAATGGTAATAAACAAGGGAAATTACAAGGTGATTCCATTGGTACCAAAATTGCACAGCTTTTTGTATTAGATTTAATTTATGCTTTGTTAGTGCAGGGCGAAGAAGAACTTGCAGCTCAAACCAAGCAAAAAACTCTCAATGTGATTCTTGAACAACGTATAAAATAG
- a CDS encoding N-acetylmannosamine kinase, protein MRCLALDIGGTKIAAAIVKNGEVEQRQQIHTPRENVVEGMHQALEQLLTHYVGQFDYVAVASTGIINDGVLTALNPKNLGGLNQFPLKESIAKHTDKPIGLLNDAQAATYAEYQLQDPEKVSNFVFITVSTGVGGGVILNQQLQTGPKGIAGHIGHTLADPNGPMCGCGRRGCVEAVAAGRAIEAVSSQWDEPCEPKEVFECFRKNDEKATALIERSAQAIANLVADLVIGLDVQKVVIGGSVGLAEGYLPLVKRFLQAMPAVYSCDIESAKFGQDAGLVGAAYWVKDVLLDKPQGTIYG, encoded by the coding sequence ATGCGTTGTTTAGCTCTAGACATTGGCGGTACAAAAATCGCAGCGGCTATCGTAAAAAATGGCGAAGTTGAACAACGCCAACAAATTCATACGCCGCGTGAAAATGTGGTAGAAGGAATGCATCAAGCATTGGAACAACTTCTTACTCATTATGTGGGGCAATTTGATTATGTGGCGGTGGCTTCAACAGGCATTATAAATGACGGTGTTTTAACCGCACTTAATCCTAAAAATTTAGGTGGTTTGAATCAATTTCCACTAAAAGAAAGTATTGCTAAACACACGGATAAACCAATTGGTTTATTAAATGATGCACAAGCCGCGACTTATGCGGAATATCAACTTCAAGATCCAGAGAAAGTATCAAACTTTGTTTTTATTACAGTTTCTACTGGCGTGGGTGGTGGTGTCATCTTAAACCAACAATTACAAACTGGTCCAAAGGGAATCGCAGGACATATCGGACATACATTAGCGGATCCAAATGGCCCAATGTGTGGTTGTGGTCGTCGAGGTTGTGTAGAAGCCGTTGCAGCAGGGCGTGCAATTGAAGCAGTGTCTTCCCAATGGGATGAGCCTTGTGAGCCAAAAGAAGTTTTTGAATGTTTTAGAAAAAATGATGAAAAAGCTACCGCACTTATAGAACGTTCAGCCCAAGCCATTGCTAATTTAGTGGCGGATTTAGTGATTGGATTGGATGTGCAAAAAGTCGTTATAGGCGGTAGTGTCGGGTTGGCTGAAGGTTATTTACCATTAGTCAAACGTTTCTTACAGGCTATGCCTGCTGTATATAGTTGTGATATTGAATCTGCTAAATTTGGTCAAGATGCAGGATTAGTGGGCGCAGCTTATTGGGTGAAAGATGTTCTGCTTGATAAACCACAAGGAACAATTTATGGCTAA
- a CDS encoding YggS family pyridoxal phosphate-dependent enzyme: MDIQHNLNLIHQKIETACEEAKRNQNTVKLLAVSKTKPISAILSAYQAGQIAFGENYVQEGVEKIQYFESQGINLEWHFIGPLQSNKTRLVAEYFDWMQTLDRAKIADRLNEQRPTNKAPLNVLIQINISDEESKSGIRLEEMLILAKHIENLPHLCLRGLMAIPAPTDNISEQEAVFRKMSDLFEQLKQALPNQQIDTLSMGMTDDMPSAIKCGSTMVRIGTAIFGARDYSK; the protein is encoded by the coding sequence ATGGATATCCAACATAATCTCAACCTAATTCATCAAAAAATTGAAACAGCTTGCGAAGAAGCTAAACGCAATCAAAATACCGTAAAACTACTTGCCGTATCTAAGACCAAACCTATCTCCGCTATTCTTTCGGCTTATCAAGCTGGACAAATAGCCTTTGGGGAAAATTATGTGCAAGAAGGTGTAGAAAAGATCCAATATTTTGAATCTCAAGGTATTAACCTTGAATGGCATTTTATCGGCCCATTACAATCGAATAAAACCCGTCTCGTTGCAGAATATTTTGATTGGATGCAAACACTTGATCGAGCAAAAATTGCTGATCGTTTAAATGAACAACGACCAACTAACAAAGCACCGTTAAATGTCTTAATTCAGATTAATATCAGCGATGAAGAAAGTAAATCAGGTATTCGACTAGAGGAAATGTTAATTCTAGCAAAACACATCGAAAATTTACCGCACTTATGCCTACGTGGCTTAATGGCAATACCCGCGCCAACCGATAATATCTCTGAGCAAGAAGCCGTGTTCAGAAAAATGTCTGATTTATTTGAACAACTTAAACAAGCCTTACCCAATCAACAAATAGATACGCTTTCTATGGGAATGACGGACGATATGCCTAGCGCAATAAAATGCGGTTCTACTATGGTACGCATTGGTACTGCAATTTTCGGTGCAAGAGATTATTCAAAATAA